One window of the Chitinophaga niabensis genome contains the following:
- a CDS encoding RagB/SusD family nutrient uptake outer membrane protein yields the protein MKYKIFYLSFIAGLLALSSCSKLLEEKSQSEVIPKTTVDFRELLMGSGYMPAVEPINFLYYMDDDVDFFIEYGNGNGSPVGSSAAKTNFLFYTWQPRLGDRNGLGDLISEDPASTAYYRHYEWIKGCNAVLDNINNAIGSQPEKDRVRAEALAIRAFYYFRLVNLYGEPYNSNPAGLSVPLKLTSGLVAENMPRATVAQVYETIVNDLKEASRLMDPLPIVRRDFHINQPAIHILLSRVYLHMEKWAECKAEADKVFEQGGMLNDLTKAPASYWLSYTNPEVEWMFGGSPQANQSTYTPAADFRATFDTTDVRWKYGFLIQPQSFNPLLTKMILSSIDLVQSVRTGEAVLNRAEANVQLDKLPEAMKDLNDLRRTRIVGYRDTSIISKADLLQAVRTERRKEFCHEGFRWFDLRRYGMPSITHRYQHELTEPIVHYTLAAKDPMYVLPFPTSLLLRNPALKQNPSGSMPDRIGQ from the coding sequence ATGAAATATAAAATATTCTATCTCTCCTTCATCGCCGGCCTGCTTGCTTTAAGCAGCTGCTCCAAACTCCTGGAAGAAAAATCCCAGAGTGAGGTGATCCCGAAAACCACGGTGGACTTCAGGGAATTGCTGATGGGATCCGGTTATATGCCTGCTGTGGAACCCATCAATTTTCTCTATTACATGGACGATGATGTGGATTTTTTCATTGAATATGGAAATGGCAATGGTTCACCTGTAGGTAGTTCCGCCGCTAAAACCAATTTCCTCTTTTATACCTGGCAACCCAGGCTGGGGGACAGGAACGGACTGGGAGACCTTATCAGTGAAGATCCTGCTTCCACAGCATACTACCGCCATTATGAATGGATAAAAGGATGTAATGCGGTATTGGACAATATCAATAATGCGATCGGCAGCCAGCCGGAAAAAGACAGGGTAAGGGCAGAAGCGCTGGCCATACGGGCTTTTTATTATTTCCGTTTGGTGAACCTATACGGAGAGCCTTATAACAGCAACCCTGCGGGACTGAGTGTACCATTAAAATTAACTTCCGGTCTTGTAGCAGAGAATATGCCAAGAGCCACAGTTGCGCAGGTATATGAAACGATCGTGAACGATCTGAAAGAAGCTTCCCGTTTAATGGACCCGCTGCCTATCGTTCGCAGGGATTTCCATATCAACCAGCCTGCTATTCATATCCTGTTATCAAGAGTATACCTCCATATGGAGAAATGGGCAGAGTGTAAAGCAGAAGCGGATAAGGTTTTTGAGCAGGGAGGCATGCTGAACGATCTCACAAAAGCTCCCGCCAGTTACTGGCTCTCTTATACAAACCCTGAAGTGGAATGGATGTTTGGCGGCAGCCCACAGGCTAATCAGAGCACCTATACACCCGCAGCTGATTTTCGTGCTACTTTCGATACAACAGATGTGCGCTGGAAGTATGGTTTCCTTATTCAACCGCAGAGTTTTAACCCGCTCCTTACTAAAATGATCCTGAGTTCCATAGACCTGGTACAATCGGTCCGTACAGGAGAAGCTGTTTTAAACAGGGCAGAAGCCAATGTGCAATTGGATAAGCTGCCGGAAGCCATGAAGGACCTGAACGATCTGCGCCGTACGCGTATTGTTGGTTACAGAGATACCAGCATCATCAGCAAAGCTGATCTGCTGCAGGCCGTAAGGACTGAACGCCGCAAGGAATTCTGTCACGAAGGTTTCCGCTGGTTCGATCTGCGCCGTTATGGAATGCCTTCCATCACGCACCGTTATCAGCATGAGCTGACAGAACCTATCGTGCATTACACACTGGCTGCAAAAGATCCGATGTATGTATTGCCTTTCCCCACCAGCCTGTTGCTGAGGAACCCTGCTTTGAAGCAGAACCCATCCGGCAGTATGCCAGACAGAATAGGGCAGTAA